A single region of the Natronincola ferrireducens genome encodes:
- a CDS encoding BppU family phage baseplate upper protein, translating into MEALKVLPFEIVSQDLNSNKLNITLVKDGTLEPYTLSGTTVVLYFKREDDERYQQYATITNAAQGQIEIVLDVDIIAKRGNVFAEVAVYTGEEMKCTSQLFGFRVRDSINNAETHVSGNALPDYRREMQRLETILDNLIISAGDSNPEIVAARYSFLEGMTFTTLGDRLDFIESKTEGHINKKIENEGIHGIRVEEGELEFLVDNVWKRVSGMEPHGNDFHDPAFETKADADAHKAESASKHIKESGSNANGKYIKFDDGTMICSIKDFRLNTINGSSGATDIRNTWTFPALFVDNNIIVHMTGGTAARLGSETQTSDSFVIAGSTRAVPTPSTCICSVFQREIDFFAGNYIDQHLLATGRWK; encoded by the coding sequence ATGGAGGCTCTCAAGGTTCTCCCTTTTGAAATAGTGAGTCAAGATTTAAACAGCAACAAACTCAATATAACTCTTGTTAAAGATGGCACCCTAGAACCTTATACGCTATCCGGAACAACCGTAGTACTATATTTTAAGCGTGAGGATGATGAAAGGTATCAGCAGTATGCAACGATTACTAATGCAGCACAGGGACAGATAGAGATTGTTCTTGATGTAGATATAATTGCAAAGAGAGGAAATGTATTTGCTGAGGTAGCTGTTTATACTGGTGAAGAAATGAAATGTACCAGTCAGTTATTCGGCTTTAGGGTTAGAGATAGCATTAATAATGCTGAAACCCATGTGTCAGGCAATGCTTTACCTGATTATCGTAGGGAAATGCAAAGACTAGAAACCATTTTAGATAATCTAATTATTTCAGCTGGAGACAGTAATCCTGAAATCGTTGCTGCTAGGTATAGTTTTCTAGAAGGTATGACATTTACCACACTTGGAGATAGACTTGATTTCATTGAATCAAAAACTGAGGGACATATTAATAAAAAAATTGAAAATGAAGGCATTCATGGAATTAGAGTGGAAGAAGGAGAACTTGAATTTCTTGTAGACAATGTTTGGAAGAGAGTTTCAGGAATGGAACCACATGGCAATGATTTTCATGATCCTGCTTTCGAAACCAAGGCCGACGCTGATGCGCATAAGGCAGAAAGTGCGTCTAAACATATTAAAGAAAGCGGAAGTAATGCAAATGGAAAATATATTAAGTTTGATGATGGGACAATGATATGCTCAATTAAAGATTTTCGATTAAACACTATAAACGGTAGTAGTGGTGCAACTGACATACGAAACACATGGACATTTCCTGCATTGTTTGTAGATAACAATATAATTGTACATATGACAGGTGGTACAGCAGCTAGATTAGGTTCGGAAACACAGACTTCTGATTCTTTTGTTATTGCAGGATCTACAAGAGCTGTACCTACGCCTTCGACCTGTATATGCAGTGTATTTCAGAGAGAAATTGATTTTTTTGCTGGTAATTATATTGATCAGCATTTGTTAGCAACAGGGAGGTGGAAGTAA